One region of Myxocyprinus asiaticus isolate MX2 ecotype Aquarium Trade chromosome 38, UBuf_Myxa_2, whole genome shotgun sequence genomic DNA includes:
- the LOC127428839 gene encoding vesicle transport protein SEC20-like gives MKRQLGLDLLTFRITTNMASSADVHVRICSQEIIKYDLEIKALIQDIRECSGPQTVLMDLNATVKEKFSQLRQRIQDMEQMAKEQDRETDKQAILSETEGHRKQMLSNQMAWRKANLACKLAIDNLEKDELLQGGDSVRQRKATKESLVQTSSDITESLMGISRMMAQQVQQSKETIGTLATSSRTVQETNEEFKSMTGTIHLGRKLILKYNRRELTDKLLIFLALALFLATVLYILKKRLFPFI, from the exons ATGAAAAGGCAGTTAGGGTTGGACCTTCTGACTTTCCGTATAACAACAAACATGGCGTCCTCCGCTGATGTACACGTCCGAATATGTAGCCAAGAAATTATTAAATACGATTTAGAAATCAAAGCTCTTATTCAG GACATCAGAGAATGTTCTGGGCCGCAGACAGTGCTGATGGATCTGAATGCCACGGTGAAGGAAAAGTTCAGTCAGTTAAGACAGAGAATACAG GACATGGAGCAGATGGCTAAAGAACAAGACAGAGAGACCGACAAGCAAGCTATCTTGAGTGAAACTGAAGGCCATCGGAAGCAGATGTTAAG TAACCAGATGGCGTGGAGAAAGGCCAATCTGGCCTGCAAGCTGGCCATTGATAACCTGGAGAAAGATGAACTGCTTCAGGGGGGTGACTCTGTGAGACAGCG GAAAGCCACTAAGGAGAGTCTGGTGCAGACTTCCAGTGACATCACAGAGAGTCTGATGGGCATCAGTCGTATGATGGCACAGCAGGTGCAGCAGAGTAAAGAGACCATCGGCACTTTAG CTACATCTTCAAGGACTGTGCAAGAGACGAATGAAGAGTTTAAGTCTATGACGGGCACCATCCATTTGGGGAGAAAGCTCATCCTAAAATACAATCGGCGCGAACTAACCGACAAACTGCTGATCTTTTTAGCTCTCGCTCTGTTTCTGGCGACTGTGCTCTATATCCTGAAAAAGAGACTCTTTCCCTTTATTTAG